One Trichoderma asperellum chromosome 5, complete sequence genomic region harbors:
- a CDS encoding uncharacterized protein (TransMembrane:5 (o24-48i55-76o96-112i133-152o164-182i)), with amino-acid sequence MSDEYTSTLASLSVTHVYYDPDDYISLLCAYLALLPQALCVVYATLIFSTREAEICLAFAGQLACEALNFVLKRIIKEERPRRIHGKGYGMPSSHAQFVAFWSLSLALFLLVRHKPLSRGKAKMWEGGRPWTLIERLAVSLAGVIVAAATAWSRIYLNYHTTKQVAAGVTAGLVFALVWFVATEILRRTGWLAWGIELPPARMLRIRDLVVEEDMCQAGWEKWEEKKMAKAK; translated from the exons atgAGCGACGAATATACTTCAACTCTCGCCTCCCTCTCCGTCACACACGTCTACTAT GACCCTGACGATTACATCTCCCTTCTATGCGCCTACCTCGCCCTCCTACCCCAAGCACTCTGCGTCGTCTACGCCACCCTAATATTCTCAACGCGCGAGGCCGAGATATGTCTAGCCTTCGCCGGCCAGCTCGCCTGCGAGGCCCTCAACTTCGTCCTCAAGCGCATCATCAAGGAGGAGCGCCCGCGCCGCATCCACGGCAAGGGCTACGGCATGCCCAGCTCGCACGCCCAGTTCGTCGCTTTCTGGAGCCTCTCCCTCGCGCTGTTCCTCTTGGTACGGCATAAGCCGCTGTCGCGCGGGAAGGCGAAGATGTGGGAGGGCGGTCGACCTTGGACTTTGATCGAGAGGCTGGCTGTTAGTCTTGCCGGTGTTATTGTGGCAGCGGCGACGGCGTGGAGCAGGATATACTTAAACTACCATACCACGAAACAAGTGGCTGCTGGCGTGACTGCAGGATTGGTGTTTGCGCTGGTTTGGTTCGTAGCAACGGAGATCTTGAGGAGGACCGGATGGTTGGCTTGGGGCATTGAGCTTCCACCGGCGAGAATGCTGAGAATTCGCGATCtggtggtggaagaggaCATGTGTCAGGCAGGATGGGAAAagtgggaagagaagaaaatggcgAAAGCGAAATAA
- the GRG1 gene encoding Glucose-repressible protein (EggNog:ENOG41) produces the protein MDSIKQGANYVSEKVQQATSGTEKEANKQVAKDSDASVGTRASAAKDALGNKMDESKHDAKGEAHKQAI, from the exons ATGGATTCCATCAAGCAGGGCGCCAACTACGTTTCCGAGAAGGTCCAGCAGGCCACCAGTGGCACTGAGAAGGAGGCCAACAAGCAGGTCGCCAAGGACTCCGATGCCTCCGTTGGCACTCG TGCCTCCGCTGCCAAGGATGCCCTGGGCAACAAGATGGACGAGAGCAAGCACGACGCCAAGGGCGAGGCCCACAAGCAGGCCATCTAA
- a CDS encoding uncharacterized protein (EggNog:ENOG41~TransMembrane:7 (o54-74i94-121o141-164i176-196o216-239i260-278o298-317i)): MDGWNILLQEQNGANGVWARQTDDSTAGFPFMDNSTSSVINNLKFTIAKQVRSMITILAGFNTAMALILAIIIFRNCYKTTKQNDPTFRLRSSFFHVMDVSEIFPFVLSIGIAIQGIIYIVCQTKGLEGLLILGCTSISQAMLPALFLVPYIQLFFGLETIIQALRPRPFPRISKWAIYACLFLVLIGIVVMYVLTRVIEAPDFCYASLFWFVQTWRLEAAILLTTIAGILVVGAIIIFTRLHQGASIGHVERAAASKMVYYMTLGAILNGLTAPYFFSILTQNPMALTALQLDLNMVSSVASNVSGITFGALYLFLRSRKMQKTGPLGHVELGGPREKTVESWPGSDIFNRQIGQPVSPARIAQSRASTISSAVSEGKRSIDREGTTFHATSGGDAADGSDLINVPLTPVVSRARKDSYSLFPSQRETLDIKPKNTAILPSTTYSPAGSNSNEAMDNQTFDFEDLLPPPTIRVSGAPRHNRDSSLVSGLTVQIGLRVSNLSDVNRLEAPFFFSPEMPFSPNQPNWPLAPGTPTNPTNAAASRLNSMAFNDDRGNDMPHSPIRATVEMKRDYEQDIDEDKPITLSPTVYSPNKPPTPPATAHRRGVGMASTPSTPGAATTDERYSVGTAEWI; the protein is encoded by the exons ATGGATGGCTggaatatattattacaagAGCAGAATGGGGCGAATGGAGTTTGGGCCAGGCAAACGGACGATAGCACGGCAGGGTTTCCATTCATGGACAATTCGACATCTTCAGTCATCAACAACCTCAAGTTCACCATTGCTAAGCAAGTCCGATCTATGATTACTATTCTTGCTGGGTTTAACACTGCCATGGCTTTGATATTGGCAATCATCATCTTTCGAAATTGCTATAAAACGACGAAGCAAAATGATCCGACTTTCAGACTTCG ttcttcttttttccacGTTATGGACGTATCGGAGATATTTCCATTCGTACTATCTATTGGCATAGCAATTCAAGGGATTATCTATATCGTTTGCCAGACCAAAGGGCTTGAAGGCTTGCTTATACTTGGATGCACGTCCATTTCTCAGGCCATGCTGCCAG CCTTATTTCTTGTCCCTTATATCCAACTTTTCTTTGGACTGGAGACCATTATACAGGCGCTGAGGCCGCGACCGTTTCCACGAATATCAAAATGGGCGATCTATGCCTGTCTCTTCCTCGTTCTCATTGGAATTGTGGTCATGTACGTATTAACGCGCGTCATCGAGGCTCCCGACTTTTGCTATGCATCTCTCTTCTGGTTTGTCCAAACCTGGAGGCTTGAGGCAGCTATTCTCCTGACTACAATTGCTGGTATCCTGGTCGTCGGAGCCATCATCATATTTACTCGGCTACACCAGGGCGCTTCGATTGGCCATGTTGAAAGGGCGGCGGCCTCCAAAATGGTTTACTACATGACTTTGGGCGCTATATTAAAC GGTTTAACGGCTCCCTATTTCTTCAGCATCTTGACTCAAAACCCAATGGCATTGACGGCTCTGCAGCTGGATTTGAACATGGTATCTTCGGTGGCGAGCAACGTGTCGGGAATCACGTTTGGTGCTCTCTATCTATTTCTTCGCTCCCGTAAGATGCAAAAGACGGGCCCGCTTGGACACGTTGAACTTGGTGGCCCACGAGAAAAGACTGTTGAATCTTGGCCTGGGTCAGACATTTTTAACAGGCAAATTGGACAGCCTGTATCGCCTGCGAGAATAGCCCAATCTCGTGCAAGCACGATTAGTTCAGCAGTCAGCGAAGGAAAGAGGAGTATTGACAGAGAAGGCACAACGTTCCACGCAACATCTGGCGGAGACGCTGCTGACGGCTCCGATCTGATAAATGTGCCTTTGACACCAGTTGTGTCTCGAGCCCGAAAAGACTCTTATAGTTTGTTTCCAAGCCAACGGGAAACGCTTGATATCAAACCCAAAAACACCGCCATTCTTCCCTCTACGACTTACTCGCCAGCAGGAAGCAATAGCAACGAGGCGATGGACAACCAAACGTTCGACTTTGAAGACTTGTTACCGCCACCTACAATCCGCGTTTCAGGCGCTCCCAGGCATAACCGCGACTCTTCGTTGGTATCTGGCCTGACCGTACAGATTGGCCTGAGAGTATCCAATCTTAGCGACGTGAACCGCTTGGAggccccttttttcttttctccagaGATGCCGTTTTCACCAAATCAACCGAACTGGCCTTTAGCTCCAGGCACACCCACCAACCCCACGAATGCAGCCGCTTCTCGCCTCAACAGCATGGCTTTCAACGACGATAGGGGCAACGATATGCCTCACTCGCCCATCAGAGCGACCGTTGAGATGAAGCGTGATTATGAGCAGGATATTGATGAAGACAAGCCAATCACCCTTAGCCCTACGGTATACAGCCCCAATAAGCCGCCAACTCCGCCTGCGACTGCGCATCGCAGGGGCGTAGGCATGGCGTCCACTCCGTCAACGCCAGGTGCTGCGACAACCGATGAACGGTATTCGGTTGGCACTGCTGAGTGGATATAA
- a CDS encoding uncharacterized protein (TransMembrane:5 (o18-39i51-71o135-157i164-183o203-225i)~EggNog:ENOG41), whose protein sequence is MASQSSSLPPDLFDQTTIVSLLSTLAIVFVAYATSRLVLPRATTSGTLRFLFIWHLADALCHFILEGSFLYHCFFSYVPAAEAGGRDLVPTPYNFLGFGDSRVYGPQSGGDNPFAQLWMVYARADKRWAGADLGVISLELLTVFFDGPLAVYICYLISKGSPKASIWMIVLATCELYGGFMTFCPEWLTGNINLDGSNFMYMWVYLVFFNMLWVFIPLYAVWYSISDISNAFAVRQAIDKYRKGQ, encoded by the exons atggcCTCCCAATCCTCGTCCCTCCCGCCCGACCTCTTCGACCAAACCACCATCgtctccctcctctccaccctcgccatcgtcttcgtcgcctACGCCACGTCGCGCCTCGTCCTCCCCCGCGCCACCACCTCCGGCACCCTgcgcttcctcttcatctggcACCTCGCCGACGCGCTCTGCCACTTCATCCTCGAGGGCAGCTTCCTGTaccactgcttcttctcgtacGTGCCCGCGGCCGAGGCGGGCGGTAGGGACCTGGTGCCCACGCCGTACAACTTCCTCGGCTTTGGGGACAGCAGGGTCTATGGCCCGCAGAGCGGCGGGGACAACCCGTTTGCGCAGCTGTGGATGGTGTATGCGCGGGCGGATAAGAGATGGGCGGGAGCTGATTTG ggCGTCATCAGTCTCGAGCTTTTGACCGTCTTCTTTGATGGACCCCTGGCCGTGTATATCTGCTACCTGATTTCAAAGGGCAGCCCCAAGGCCAGCATCTGGATGATTGTACTGGCGACTTGCGAGCTATACGGAG GTTTCATGACTTTCTGCCCCGAGTGGCTCACTGGCAACATCAATCTCGACGGCAGCAACTTCATGTATATGTGGGTGTATCTGGTTTTCTTCAATATGCTGTGGGTCTTTATCCCGCTGTATGCGGTTTGGTACTCGATCAGCGACATCTCAAACGCTTTTGCCGTGCGACAGGCCATTGATAAATATAGAAAGGGACAGTAA